One genomic window of Polaromonas sp. SP1 includes the following:
- a CDS encoding YgiQ family radical SAM protein: MNAPVDVSFFTRAAKPLTSYRKYWAARFGTAKFLPTSRAEMDALGWDSCDIIVVTGDAYVDHPSFGMAVIGRMLEAQGFRVGIIAQPDWQSADPFRVLGKPNLFFGVTAGNMDSMINRYTADHKIRSDDAYTPGDVGGKRPDRAALVYSQRCREAYKDVPIILGGIEGSLRRIAHYDYWSDKVRRSVVVDSKCDLLLYGNAERAIVEIAHRLAAKEPVANITDVRGTAFIRRTGDETAKGWFEIDSTSVDTPGRVEAHVNPYLMISDQAREQGATCAREDEAAEVAVEAEAKGSPVVAKAVRPAAANPAIKPLTFVANPNLPSTVHTAQGKIKVPPRDRSVIRLPSYEQVKSDAVLYAHANRVLHLETNPGNARALVQAHGEGATARDVWITPPPIPLTTAEMDYVFDLPYARSPHPRYADENGSHDGATKIPAWEMIRFSVNIMRGCFGGCTFCSITEHEGRIIQSRSEDSVIREIEAIRDTVKGFTGAISDLGGPTANMYRIGCKSPEIEAACRKPSCVYPGICSNLNTDHNPLIKMYRRARALKGVKKILISSGLRYDLAVQSPEYVKELVSHHVGGYLKIAPEHTEQGPLTKMMKPGIGSYDKFKQMFDKYSLEAGKKQFLIPYFIAAHPGTSDEDMMNLAIWLKKNGFRADQVQTFYPSPMATATTMYHTNKNPLRKITRDSETVDIVRGERRRRLHKAFLRYHDPNNWPVLREALKAMGRADLIGNGKHHLIPTFQPVTDGSYTSARRKNSTGTATTVKASPVVKGRLLTRHTGLPPLAQGAGGKPGGRKGR, encoded by the coding sequence ATGAACGCCCCCGTCGACGTCTCCTTTTTTACGCGCGCCGCCAAGCCGCTCACCAGTTACCGCAAGTACTGGGCGGCCCGCTTCGGTACGGCCAAATTTTTGCCCACCAGCCGGGCCGAAATGGATGCGCTCGGCTGGGACAGCTGCGACATCATCGTCGTCACCGGCGACGCCTATGTCGACCACCCGAGTTTCGGCATGGCCGTCATCGGCCGCATGCTGGAGGCCCAGGGCTTTCGCGTCGGCATCATCGCGCAGCCTGACTGGCAAAGCGCCGACCCCTTCCGCGTGCTGGGCAAGCCCAACCTGTTCTTCGGCGTCACCGCCGGCAACATGGACTCGATGATCAACCGCTACACGGCTGACCACAAAATCCGCAGCGACGATGCCTACACCCCCGGCGACGTCGGCGGCAAACGCCCCGACCGTGCGGCGCTGGTGTATTCACAGCGCTGCCGCGAGGCCTACAAAGACGTGCCCATCATCCTGGGCGGCATTGAAGGCTCGCTGCGCCGCATCGCGCATTACGACTACTGGTCCGACAAAGTGCGCCGCAGCGTGGTGGTCGATTCGAAATGTGACCTGCTGCTGTATGGCAATGCCGAGCGCGCGATTGTCGAAATCGCCCACCGCCTGGCGGCTAAAGAGCCCGTGGCCAACATCACCGACGTGCGCGGCACCGCCTTTATCCGCCGCACCGGCGACGAAACCGCCAAGGGCTGGTTCGAGATCGACTCCACCAGCGTCGACACACCGGGCCGGGTTGAGGCGCACGTCAATCCGTATTTGATGATTTCTGACCAGGCGCGCGAGCAGGGCGCAACCTGCGCGCGCGAAGACGAAGCCGCTGAAGTGGCTGTTGAGGCTGAAGCGAAAGGCTCGCCGGTAGTCGCCAAGGCAGTCAGGCCTGCCGCGGCCAACCCGGCCATCAAGCCGCTGACGTTTGTCGCCAACCCCAACCTGCCGTCCACCGTGCACACCGCGCAGGGCAAGATCAAAGTCCCGCCGCGCGACCGCTCCGTCATCCGCCTGCCGTCTTACGAGCAGGTCAAGAGCGACGCCGTGCTCTACGCCCACGCCAATCGCGTGCTGCATCTTGAGACCAACCCCGGCAACGCCCGTGCCCTGGTGCAGGCCCACGGCGAAGGCGCCACGGCGCGCGACGTGTGGATCACGCCGCCGCCCATCCCGCTGACCACGGCCGAGATGGACTACGTGTTCGACCTGCCTTACGCACGCTCCCCACATCCGCGCTACGCCGACGAAAACGGCAGCCATGACGGCGCCACCAAAATCCCGGCGTGGGAGATGATCCGCTTCAGCGTCAACATCATGCGCGGCTGCTTCGGCGGCTGCACCTTCTGCTCCATCACCGAGCATGAAGGCCGCATCATCCAGAGCCGCTCCGAGGACTCAGTGATCCGCGAGATCGAGGCGATCCGCGACACCGTCAAGGGTTTTACCGGCGCGATTTCGGACTTGGGCGGCCCCACCGCCAACATGTACCGCATCGGCTGCAAGTCGCCCGAGATCGAGGCCGCCTGCCGCAAGCCGAGCTGCGTGTACCCGGGCATCTGCTCCAACCTCAACACCGACCACAACCCGCTCATCAAGATGTACCGCCGCGCGCGGGCGTTGAAGGGCGTGAAGAAGATCCTCATCAGCTCCGGCCTGCGTTACGACCTGGCCGTGCAGAGCCCCGAGTACGTGAAAGAGCTCGTCTCGCACCACGTCGGCGGCTACCTCAAGATCGCGCCCGAGCACACCGAGCAGGGCCCGCTCACCAAGATGATGAAGCCCGGCATCGGCAGCTATGACAAGTTCAAGCAGATGTTCGACAAGTACTCGCTTGAAGCCGGCAAGAAGCAGTTTTTGATTCCGTACTTCATCGCCGCCCACCCCGGCACCAGCGACGAAGACATGATGAACCTGGCCATCTGGCTCAAGAAAAACGGCTTCCGCGCCGACCAGGTGCAAACGTTTTACCCCAGCCCGATGGCCACGGCCACGACGATGTACCACACCAACAAGAACCCGCTGCGCAAGATCACGCGCGACAGCGAGACGGTGGACATCGTGCGCGGCGAGCGCCGCCGCCGCCTGCACAAGGCCTTCCTGCGCTACCACGACCCCAATAACTGGCCGGTGCTGCGCGAGGCCCTCAAAGCCATGGGCCGCGCCGACCTGATCGGCAACGGCAAACACCATTTGATCCCGACCTTCCAGCCAGTGACCGACGGCAGCTACACCAGCGCGCGGCGCAAGAACTCGACCGGCACGGCCACCACAGTGAAAGCCTCGCCGGTGGTCAAGGGCCGCTTGCTGACCCGCCACACCGGCCTGCCGCCGCTGGCGCAGGGCGCAGGCGGCAAGCCCGGCGGCCGCAAGGGCCGCTAA
- a CDS encoding DUF2784 domain-containing protein, with protein sequence MTPFTAALLADAILVLHVAIVAFAVLGQLLFMAGGWRGWAWVRMAWVRLAHLALIGFVVAQSWLGEICPLTIWEQALRLRAGQTSYGGSFIEHWLSRLIFFNAPAWVFIVAYTAFGVLVLLSWWWWPPHCKRTRTR encoded by the coding sequence ATGACGCCTTTCACCGCCGCCCTGCTCGCCGACGCGATCCTGGTGCTGCATGTCGCCATCGTCGCCTTTGCCGTGCTCGGCCAATTGCTGTTTATGGCCGGTGGTTGGCGCGGCTGGGCCTGGGTGCGGATGGCGTGGGTCAGGCTCGCGCACCTGGCGCTGATCGGCTTTGTAGTCGCGCAAAGCTGGCTGGGCGAAATTTGCCCCCTCACGATTTGGGAGCAGGCCCTGCGGTTGCGGGCTGGGCAAACCAGTTATGGCGGCTCGTTCATCGAGCACTGGCTGTCTCGGCTGATTTTCTTCAACGCGCCGGCCTGGGTGTTTATCGTGGCCTACACCGCGTTCGGTGTGCTGGTGCTGCTGAGCTGGTGGTGGTGGCCGCCGCACTGCAAGCGCACCCGAACCCGCTGA
- a CDS encoding antibiotic biosynthesis monooxygenase encodes MIAIIFEVQPAEGHKQTYLDIAAALKPQLEKIDGFISIERFQSLSNPAKLLSLSFFRDEAAVLEWRRLESHRKAQSRGRGGVFEDYRLRVAHVLRDYGLNERDEAPPDSRELHG; translated from the coding sequence ATGATCGCCATCATTTTTGAAGTGCAGCCTGCCGAAGGCCACAAACAAACCTACCTTGACATCGCCGCGGCGCTCAAGCCCCAACTGGAAAAGATCGACGGCTTTATCTCCATCGAGCGGTTTCAAAGCCTGAGCAATCCGGCCAAACTGCTCTCGCTGTCCTTCTTCAGGGACGAGGCTGCCGTGCTCGAATGGCGCCGGCTCGAATCCCACCGCAAGGCGCAAAGCCGCGGCCGCGGCGGTGTGTTTGAGGATTACCGCCTGCGCGTGGCCCATGTGCTGCGCGACTACGGCCTGAACGAGCGCGACGAGGCGCCCCCGGACAGCCGCGAACTGCACGGCTGA